The following proteins are encoded in a genomic region of Protaetiibacter sp. SSC-01:
- a CDS encoding Fpg/Nei family DNA glycosylase produces MPEGHSVHRIARQFAANFTGAPVAVSSPQGRFAAGAAELDGHEIVQAKAVGKQMFLEFDHGLWLRVHLGIYGAWDFAGDISVDPTIASAGGRMGQTNQRGTVVGSHEDSPWSIGAPRRTRLRMAESEKLEPELETWPPEPVGAVRVRLLTEWACADLRGPTACEVQTIEEVDRTIAKLGPDPMVDDVAEGEERFTAAVRKKATPIALLLMDQSVVSGIGNVYRAEMLFRARLDPFRPGREVPEEVVRGLWRDWVHLLRVGVETGQMLTMDDLDPEAYARALASRDDRHWVYHRTGLPCRVCGTNIAMTELGGRKLYWCPTDQS; encoded by the coding sequence ATGCCCGAGGGTCACTCCGTCCACCGCATCGCGCGACAGTTCGCCGCGAACTTCACGGGTGCGCCCGTCGCCGTGAGCTCGCCGCAGGGGCGCTTCGCCGCCGGCGCGGCCGAGCTCGACGGGCACGAGATCGTGCAGGCGAAGGCCGTCGGCAAGCAGATGTTCCTCGAGTTCGACCACGGCCTCTGGCTGCGCGTGCACCTCGGCATCTACGGGGCCTGGGACTTCGCGGGCGACATCTCGGTCGACCCGACCATCGCATCCGCCGGCGGGCGTATGGGACAGACGAACCAGCGCGGCACCGTGGTGGGCTCGCACGAGGACTCGCCGTGGTCGATCGGCGCGCCGCGGCGCACGCGGCTGCGCATGGCCGAGTCGGAGAAGCTCGAACCCGAGCTCGAGACGTGGCCCCCGGAGCCCGTCGGCGCGGTGCGCGTGCGCCTGCTGACCGAGTGGGCGTGCGCCGACCTGCGCGGCCCGACCGCGTGCGAGGTGCAGACGATCGAGGAGGTCGACCGCACGATCGCGAAGCTCGGCCCCGACCCGATGGTCGACGACGTCGCCGAGGGGGAGGAGCGCTTCACGGCCGCCGTGCGCAAGAAGGCGACCCCCATCGCGCTCCTGCTCATGGACCAGTCGGTCGTCTCGGGCATCGGCAACGTCTACCGCGCCGAGATGCTGTTCCGCGCGCGACTCGATCCGTTCCGGCCCGGGCGCGAGGTGCCCGAGGAGGTCGTGCGCGGCCTCTGGCGCGACTGGGTGCATCTGCTGCGCGTCGGCGTCGAGACGGGGCAGATGCTCACGATGGACGACCTCGACCCCGAGGCGTACGCGCGTGCCCTCGCGTCGCGCGACGACCGGCACTGGGTCTACCACCGCACGGGTCTGCCGTGCCGCGTGTGCGGCACGAACATCGCGATGACCGAGCTCGGCGGCCGCAAGCTCTACTGGTGCCCCACCGACCAGTCATAG
- a CDS encoding FMN-binding negative transcriptional regulator, translating to MRRTPHYLLTDVDEVKRLIRENPWMTYVSPTSNGLVASHYATLLEETDDDTISIVSHFGRPDEVAHELGQHEVLVIVQGPHGYISPGWYDEGDFIPTWNHVTAHLYGVPEILSTEENFRILHRLTDHFEQEMPDPRSLHIDEPYAERVAKGTVGLRIRVTRFDARAKLSQNKPEHVRERIVAELAGDGPYAQAGLAREMRLVEERRA from the coding sequence ATGCGCCGCACGCCCCACTACCTGCTGACGGATGTCGACGAGGTCAAGCGCCTCATCCGCGAGAACCCGTGGATGACCTACGTGTCGCCGACCTCGAACGGCCTCGTCGCCTCGCACTACGCAACCCTCCTCGAGGAGACCGACGACGACACCATCTCGATCGTGTCGCACTTCGGGCGCCCGGATGAGGTGGCGCACGAGCTCGGACAGCACGAGGTGCTCGTGATCGTGCAGGGGCCGCACGGCTACATCTCGCCCGGCTGGTACGACGAGGGCGACTTCATCCCGACGTGGAACCACGTCACGGCGCACCTCTACGGCGTGCCCGAGATCCTGTCGACGGAGGAGAACTTCCGGATCCTGCACCGCCTGACCGACCACTTCGAGCAGGAGATGCCCGACCCGCGGTCGCTCCACATCGACGAGCCGTACGCCGAGCGCGTCGCGAAAGGCACGGTGGGGCTCCGCATCCGCGTGACGCGCTTCGACGCGCGCGCGAAGCTCAGCCAGAACAAGCCCGAGCACGTGCGCGAGCGCATCGTTGCCGAGCTCGCGGGCGACGGCCCCTACGCGCAGGCCGGCCTCGCGCGCGAGATGCGTCTCGTCGAGGAGCGTCGCGCATGA
- a CDS encoding amidohydrolase — protein MSGLLLAGARLVGAQGTASEPVDVLVRDGRIAELGPALAAADAERVELDGRFLMPGLWDGHVHTGQWAAVSRRLDLSAAGSAAEAAAIVRSRVDAGWDPDEILLGYGFRDALWPDTPSAELLAVGDVAVALISADVHTVWSNAALLRRMGLADHEWWLNEQPAFDLGVRLSAADDATVDRWIADALHAANARGVTGIVDLDMRDTIGAWGRRVSGGLRSMRVRACVYPIDFDTVRASGLRSGDLVPGSAGLATVGWYKLFTDGALNSRTAWTVDPYPDAGGTGLPTYPTDADLLAAARDAWDAGLVPTIHAIGDRAVTQALDTFAALDIPASAPLPPRMEHAQLMLASDVPRFAELGISASVQPEHAMDDRDVADHHWAGRTERAFAFRWLYEAGVALELGSDAPVAPLDPWATIAAAVTRSRDGREPWHPEQALPLSAALRASWGGVAGIAVGGVADLAILDADPHAVEADALRTLPVHGAVVDGRLV, from the coding sequence ATGAGCGGGCTGCTGCTCGCGGGAGCGCGGCTCGTCGGGGCCCAGGGCACGGCATCCGAGCCCGTCGACGTGCTCGTGCGCGATGGACGGATCGCGGAGCTCGGTCCGGCGCTCGCGGCCGCCGACGCCGAGCGCGTCGAGCTCGACGGACGTTTCCTCATGCCGGGCCTCTGGGACGGGCACGTGCACACCGGGCAGTGGGCCGCCGTGTCGCGCCGGCTCGACCTCTCGGCCGCCGGCTCGGCCGCGGAGGCCGCCGCGATCGTGCGGTCACGCGTCGACGCCGGCTGGGACCCTGACGAGATCCTTCTCGGCTACGGCTTTCGCGACGCCCTGTGGCCCGACACCCCGAGCGCCGAACTGCTCGCGGTCGGCGACGTCGCCGTCGCGCTCATCTCGGCCGACGTGCACACGGTGTGGTCGAACGCCGCGCTCCTTCGTCGCATGGGCCTCGCGGATCATGAGTGGTGGCTCAACGAGCAGCCCGCGTTCGACCTCGGCGTGCGGCTGTCGGCGGCCGACGACGCCACCGTCGACCGGTGGATCGCCGACGCCCTGCACGCCGCGAACGCGCGCGGCGTGACGGGCATCGTCGACCTCGACATGCGCGACACGATCGGCGCGTGGGGTCGGCGCGTGAGCGGCGGGCTGCGCTCGATGCGCGTGCGCGCATGCGTCTACCCGATCGACTTCGACACCGTGCGCGCGTCGGGCCTGCGCTCGGGCGATCTCGTGCCGGGCTCCGCGGGCCTCGCGACGGTCGGCTGGTACAAGCTGTTCACCGACGGTGCGCTCAACTCCCGCACGGCGTGGACCGTCGACCCCTACCCGGATGCGGGCGGCACGGGCCTGCCGACCTACCCGACGGATGCAGACCTCCTCGCCGCCGCGCGCGACGCGTGGGATGCGGGGCTCGTGCCGACAATCCACGCGATCGGCGACCGCGCCGTGACGCAGGCGCTCGACACCTTCGCGGCGCTCGACATCCCGGCATCCGCGCCCCTGCCGCCGCGCATGGAGCACGCGCAGCTCATGCTCGCCTCCGACGTTCCGCGCTTCGCCGAGCTCGGCATCAGCGCGAGCGTGCAGCCCGAGCATGCGATGGACGACCGCGACGTCGCCGACCATCACTGGGCGGGGCGCACCGAGCGCGCCTTCGCCTTCCGGTGGCTGTACGAGGCGGGCGTCGCGCTCGAGCTCGGCTCGGATGCGCCGGTCGCCCCGCTCGACCCGTGGGCGACCATCGCCGCCGCCGTCACGCGGTCGCGCGACGGGCGCGAGCCGTGGCATCCGGAGCAGGCGCTGCCGCTGTCGGCGGCCTTGCGGGCGTCGTGGGGCGGGGTCGCGGGGATCGCGGTGGGCGGGGTCGCGGATCTCGCGATCCTCGACGCGGACCCGCACGCGGTCGAGGCGGATGCGCTGCGCACGTTGCCGGTGCACGGCGCTGTCGTCGACGGGCGGCTGGTCTAG
- a CDS encoding Dps family protein translates to MTDAKTQTIPTTSLDPDVAAGVAQFLSPVVVNLQALAVDGKQAHWHVRGANFIGVHEFLDTFVAHVQGWADLAAERIVALGLPVDARIQSVAEKTTTPALADGFQQADATVAAVIAQIDATLAVVRTAIEELDELDLPSQDVAIEIANGLDKDRWFLFSHVAS, encoded by the coding sequence ATGACCGACGCCAAGACCCAGACGATCCCCACGACCTCGCTCGACCCGGATGTCGCCGCCGGCGTCGCACAGTTCCTCAGCCCCGTCGTCGTGAACCTCCAGGCTCTCGCGGTCGACGGCAAGCAGGCGCACTGGCACGTGCGCGGTGCGAACTTCATCGGCGTGCACGAGTTCCTCGACACCTTCGTCGCCCACGTGCAGGGTTGGGCCGACCTCGCCGCGGAGCGGATCGTCGCCCTCGGCCTCCCGGTCGACGCGCGCATCCAGTCGGTCGCCGAGAAGACCACGACCCCCGCGCTCGCCGACGGCTTCCAGCAGGCCGATGCCACGGTCGCCGCCGTGATCGCCCAGATCGACGCGACGCTCGCCGTCGTGCGCACCGCGATCGAGGAGCTCGACGAGCTCGACCTGCCGTCGCAGGACGTCGCGATCGAGATCGCGAACGGACTCGACAAGGACCGCTGGTTCCTGTTCTCGCACGTGGCGAGCTGA
- a CDS encoding response regulator transcription factor, with product MTRVFLVDDHEIVRRGIADLIDAERDLEVVGEAGQVRGTLAKIEVTKPDVVVLDVRLPDGDGIELCRAIRSALPDIRCLMLTAYDDDEASRSAVLAGASGYVLKDIRARGLVEGVRKVAAGGTLLSTHVSERVAQSFAAPARADEPELTLRERQVLDLITEGLTNRQIGERLGLAEKTVKNYVSGLLAKLGMERRTQAAVYRLEHRG from the coding sequence GTGACCCGCGTCTTCCTCGTCGACGACCACGAGATCGTGCGGCGCGGCATCGCCGACCTCATCGACGCCGAGCGCGACCTCGAGGTCGTGGGCGAGGCGGGTCAGGTGCGCGGCACGCTCGCGAAAATCGAAGTGACGAAGCCGGATGTCGTCGTGCTCGACGTGCGGCTGCCCGACGGCGACGGCATCGAGCTGTGCCGCGCGATCCGCTCGGCGCTGCCCGACATCCGCTGCCTCATGCTCACGGCGTACGACGACGACGAGGCGAGCCGCTCGGCCGTGCTCGCGGGCGCGTCGGGCTACGTGCTCAAGGACATCCGCGCGCGCGGGCTCGTCGAGGGCGTACGCAAGGTCGCCGCGGGCGGCACCCTGCTCTCGACGCACGTGTCGGAGCGTGTCGCGCAGTCGTTCGCGGCCCCCGCACGCGCCGACGAGCCCGAGCTGACCCTGCGCGAGCGCCAGGTGCTCGACCTCATCACCGAGGGGCTCACCAACCGGCAGATCGGCGAGCGCCTCGGGCTCGCCGAGAAGACCGTCAAGAACTACGTGTCGGGGCTGCTCGCGAAGCTCGGCATGGAGCGGCGCACACAGGCCGCCGTCTACCGCCTCGAGCATCGCGGCTGA
- a CDS encoding GAF domain-containing protein, with protein MPSPDAREARLRRLVEVVPQVVGELELDHVLERIVEAAVDLVSARWGALGVIAPDGTLERFVHVGMTPPEVTAIGHLPEGHGLLGAVIDEAEPIRLPHLADDPRSVGFPRHHPHMDAFLGVPIRIRDTVFGNLYLTNQDGGSEFSDDDQRLVGSLAAVAAIAVENARLFEQQVRRERWSSALAEVTAALLSEDTVDILAVLAERVASVIDSELVCVIVPDGEEHGHRMLRVDTARGVGAEELVGRRYSAEGTLSGRAIETGELASTESGPGESVLRDGPSAAIALPVRAGDIVLGALSVYRRADAPRFTDAERAMAGEFAQQAGIAIELGRGRADRQRLALVEERSRIARDLHDHVIQRLFGTGLALQMIGARSPDAADAISAQVDAIDQAIGEIRTAIFALAPRPGSATALRHRLLDVATDAAPGLSNPPVVTFAGPVDLLVEGELADDVVAVVRECLSNAARHARATRVEVSVSADDDAVVVTVDDDGVGMPADAARASGTRNLDERARRRGGSFEVAAREAGGTRARWTAPVASVPRRSTP; from the coding sequence GAGCTCGACCACGTGCTCGAGCGCATCGTCGAGGCGGCCGTCGATCTCGTGTCGGCCCGCTGGGGCGCGCTCGGCGTCATCGCCCCCGACGGCACGCTCGAGCGTTTCGTGCACGTCGGCATGACGCCTCCCGAGGTGACGGCGATCGGCCACCTGCCGGAAGGCCACGGCCTGCTCGGCGCGGTGATCGACGAGGCCGAGCCCATCCGCCTCCCCCACCTCGCAGACGACCCGCGCTCGGTGGGCTTCCCGCGCCACCACCCGCACATGGACGCGTTCCTCGGGGTGCCGATCCGCATCCGCGACACCGTGTTCGGCAACCTCTACCTCACCAATCAGGACGGCGGCTCGGAGTTCTCGGACGACGACCAGCGCCTCGTCGGCTCGCTTGCCGCGGTCGCCGCGATCGCGGTCGAGAACGCGCGCCTCTTCGAGCAGCAGGTGCGGCGCGAGCGCTGGTCGTCGGCCCTCGCCGAGGTCACCGCGGCGCTGCTCTCGGAGGACACGGTCGACATCCTCGCGGTGCTCGCCGAGCGCGTCGCGTCGGTCATCGACAGCGAGCTCGTGTGCGTCATCGTGCCCGACGGCGAGGAGCACGGGCACCGGATGCTGCGCGTCGACACCGCGCGCGGCGTGGGCGCGGAGGAGCTCGTCGGTCGCCGCTACTCGGCCGAGGGCACGCTGTCGGGCCGCGCGATCGAGACGGGCGAGCTCGCGTCGACGGAGTCGGGCCCCGGCGAGTCGGTGCTGCGCGACGGTCCGAGCGCCGCGATCGCCCTCCCGGTGCGCGCGGGCGACATCGTGCTCGGCGCGCTGAGCGTCTACCGTCGCGCCGACGCCCCGCGGTTCACGGATGCGGAGCGCGCCATGGCGGGCGAGTTCGCTCAGCAGGCGGGCATCGCGATCGAGCTCGGCCGCGGCCGCGCCGACCGGCAGCGGCTCGCGCTCGTCGAGGAGCGCTCGCGCATCGCGCGTGACCTGCACGACCACGTCATTCAACGGCTCTTCGGCACGGGCCTCGCCCTGCAGATGATCGGCGCCCGCAGCCCCGACGCGGCCGACGCGATCTCGGCACAGGTCGACGCGATCGACCAGGCGATCGGCGAGATCCGCACGGCGATCTTCGCGCTCGCCCCGCGCCCGGGTTCGGCGACCGCCCTGCGCCACCGTCTGCTCGATGTCGCGACGGATGCCGCCCCCGGTCTCTCGAACCCGCCCGTCGTGACCTTCGCGGGCCCCGTCGACCTGCTCGTCGAGGGCGAGCTCGCCGACGACGTCGTCGCGGTCGTGCGCGAGTGCCTCTCCAACGCGGCCCGGCACGCGCGGGCGACGCGCGTCGAGGTCTCGGTGTCGGCCGACGACGACGCGGTCGTCGTGACGGTCGACGACGACGGGGTCGGGATGCCCGCCGACGCGGCCCGCGCATCCGGCACCCGCAACCTCGACGAACGCGCGCGCCGTCGGGGAGGTAGCTTCGAGGTGGCCGCGCGCGAGGCGGGCGGCACGCGGGCGCGCTGGACGGCGCCCGTGGCATCCGTCCCCCGAAGGAGCACCCCGTGA